The proteins below come from a single Macrobrachium rosenbergii isolate ZJJX-2024 chromosome 50, ASM4041242v1, whole genome shotgun sequence genomic window:
- the LOC136832474 gene encoding DNA fragmentation factor subunit alpha-like codes for MKKPVRVWSQDRRERHGIVAGSLEEVKTKGAAKLNYSDPSSLTVVLEEDGTHVDDAYWETLTPDTRLIVLLPDEVWKPSPLPVPSNVFFIGDETDSSSEGQQRALNLFAALQQNPASVALLSLSDLEVLKDANLSAPEFSKLSAQSSVELQELCIEFYVKKKKEAEALELVDLLKENLMGDKS; via the coding sequence ATGAAGAAACCAGTCCGAGTCTGGTCCCAAGATAGGAGAGAACGTCATGGAATAGTTGCTGGCAGTTTAGAAGAAGTAAAAACCAAGGGAgctgcaaaattgaattattctGATCCCTCTTCTCTCACCGTTGTTCTAGAAGAAGATGGGACGCATGTTGATGACGCTTATTGGGAGACTTTGACCCCTGATACGAGACTGATTGTACTACTCCCTGATGAAGTCTGGAAGCCTTCTCCCTTACCTGTACCTAGCAATGTTTTCTTTATTGGTGATGAAACAGATAGTTCCTCTGAAGGTCAGCAGAGAGCTTTAAACCTTTTTGCTGCACTGCAACAAAATCCAGCATCTGTAGCCTTGCTCAGTCTCTCTGATCTCGAAGTTCTCAAGGATGCAAATTTAAGTGCACCCGAGTTTTCTAAACTCAGTGCACAATCCTCCGTAGAGTTGCAGGAACTTTGCATTGAGTTttacgtgaagaagaagaaagaagcagaAGCTCTTGAATTAGTTGATCTTTTGAAGGAAAACCTCATGGGGGATAAAAGTTAA